In Toxotes jaculatrix isolate fToxJac2 chromosome 20, fToxJac2.pri, whole genome shotgun sequence, the following proteins share a genomic window:
- the garem gene encoding GRB2-associated and regulator of MAPK protein 1 isoform X2, translating to MDLGTMLYNNLKDVTWSTTSLPLDQLVSAYRLPQIAKLDNGQLVEGLRDNDYLLIHSCRQWTTITAHSLEEGHYVIGPKIEIPVHYEGQFKLLEQDRDVKEPVQYFNSVEEVAKAFPERVYVMEEITFNVKMASGECNEDTEVYNITLSTGDELTLMGQAEILYAKTSKEKSRFNTIFKKIGKLNSISKIGRGKMPCLICMNHRTNESISLPFQCKGRFSTCSPLELQMQDGEHTIRNIVEKTRLPVNVTVPSSPPRNQHDLHLIREGHRYKLVNIQTKTVVVCCILRSNKIIPIHFPFHMAMPRFIIPEELLQGELWLDTMVHRWFSFCQEQFDIDDYSRAVRDVRTDWNDDGKSPKKGSGNGSCSGSSGGSSNSNGCPSHMQIPSSLTYARDELTQSFHRLSVCVYGSNLHGNSEVNLQGCMTLCGDWALLPSDSIPSDSGESEHFLPELLDSTSQQPSLNKPDVPYEELWLDHLRGQIPKPSLSEGIRGINNGCGTTAALSYPVTCPLGAITSSDVSLTPPPVPPKSEAVKEECRLLNAPPIPPRSLKQMPSVPILSKPRQQETRSPSPTLSYYSSGLHNIGACEQEAADPQEQSHVCYPCNWGKSSSTEPNAALPSGSLPSDGMSSRLSWPNNFSGGESHCMEEFLPASCRSYYSYPRKRSPSTPKTCTSSLVDFDGREHAHSGKDFRLQNATLNQFCTKSSSYNSEMYRDKPIEESNTKQSLSCPILPPRTPKPNAAEKDTDLPPGSVCDSKQEASDCSAAQQEQSTKEIYSISNSLTSCPSFSPTAPWQPPSSLAGLSIEEVSRSLRFIGLPDDIVSLFVSEKIDGNLLLQLTEEILSEDFKLSKLQVKKLMQFINGWRPKI from the exons ATGGACCTTGGAACAATGTTGTACAACAATTTAAAAGACGTTACGTGGAGCACGACGTCCTTGCCATTAGATCAACTTGTCAGTGCTTATAGGCTGCCTCAGATTGCCAAGCTGGATAACG GTCAGTTGGTTGAAGGGCTCAGAGACAATGACTACCTCTTGATTCATTCCTGTCGTCAGTGGACGACTATTACTGCTCACAGTCTGGAGGAGGGACACTACGTCATTGGGCCCAAAATAGAGATCCCAGTACACTATGAAG gTCAGTTTAAGCTACTGGAGCAGGACAGAGATGTCAAGGAGCCTGTACAATACTTCAACAGCGTGGAGGAGGTGGCCAAAGCATTCCCTGAAAGAGTATACGTCATGGAGGAAATCACTTTTAATGTTAAG ATGGCTTCAGGGGAATGCAATGAAGACACAGAGGTTTATAACATTACACTAAGCACCGGTGATGAGCTGACACTAATGGGCCAGGCTGAGATCCTCTATGCCAAGACCTCCAAAGAAAAATCAAGATTTAACACCATTTTCAAGAAGATCGGGAAGCTGAACTCCATCAGTAAGATCGGCCGAGGCAAGATGCCCTGCTTGATCTGCATGAACCATCGCACCAACGAGAGCATCAGCCTGCCTTTCCAGTGTAAAGGCAGGTTCAGCACGTGCAGTCCTCTGGAGCTTCAGATGCAGGACGGCGAGCACACCATCAGGAACATTGTGGAGAAAACCCGTCTCCCAGTCAATGTCACAGTACCCAGCAGTCCACCTCGCAACCAGCATGACCTCCATCTCATCCGGGAGGGCCATCGCTACAAATTGGTCAACATTCAGACGAAGACCGTGGTTGTGTGCTGCATTCTGCGAAGCAACAAAATTATCCCCATCCATTTTCCCTTTCACATGGCCATGCCTAGATTTATTATTCCAGAAGAACTGCTGCAAGGAGAGCTGTGGCTAGACACAATGGTACATCGCTGGTTCTCCTTCTGCCAGGAGCAGTTTGACATAGACGACTATTCTCGTGCTGTCCGCGATGTGCGGACGGACTGGAACGACGACGGTAAGAGCCCTAAGAAAGGCAGCGGGAACGGTAGTTGCAGCGGGAGCAGCGGCGGGAGCAGCAACTCCAACGGGTGTCCCAGCCACATGCAGATTCCCAGCTCTTTAACTTACGCCCGGGATGAACTCACCCAGTCCTTCCACcgactctctgtgtgtgtgtatggcagCAACCTGCACGGTAACAGTGAGGTCAACCTGCAGGGCTGTATGACACTGTGTGGAGACTGGGCTCTTCTGCCCTCGGACAGCATTCCTTCAGACTCAGGAGAAAGCGAACACTTTCTCCCTGAGCTGCTGGACAGCACAAGCCAGCAGCCGTCACTCAACAAGCCAGATGTTCCCTATGAAGAGCTGTGGCTGGATCACCTGAGAGGTCAGATCCCAAAACCCTCTTTAAGCGAGGGAATCCGGGGCATCAACAATGGCTGCGGTACGACAGCAGCCCTTTCATACCCAGTCACTTGTCCTCTTGGGGCAATAACCAGTTCAGATGTCTCTCTTACGCCACCACCGGTCCCACCCAAGTCTGAAGCT GTGAAGGAAGAATGCCGTCTCTTGAACGCCCCACCAATCCCTCCACGAAGTCTCAAACAGATGCCGTCGGTGCCCATCCTGTCAAAGCCACGGCAGCAAGAGACTCGGTCTCCAAGTCCAACCCTGTCCTACTATTCTTCTGGTCTCCACAACAT TGGAGCATGTGAACAAGAAGCAGCCGACCCGCAGGAGCAAAGCCACGTGTGTTACCCCTGTAACTGGGGTAAATCCAGCAGCACTGAGCCAAACGCTGCTTTGCCCAGTGGTAGCCTGCCGTCAGATGGGATGTCCTCCAGGTTGTCTTGGCCAAATAACTTCAGTGGAGGAGAATCACACTGCATGGAGGAATTTCTACCAGCCAGCTGTCGGAGTTACTACAGTTACCCCAGGAAGAGATCCCCCAGCACCCCAAAAACCTGTACATCAAGCCTGGTTGACTTTGATGGCCGAGAGCACGCACACAGCGGGAAGGACTTCAGGCTGCAGAACGCCACTCTGAATCAGTTCTGCACCAAATCCTCAAGCTACAACTCAGAAATGTACAGAGACAAGCCAATAGAAGAATCTAACACGAAGCAGAGCCTCTCTTGTCCCATCTTACCCCCGAGAACGCCAAAACCAAATGCCGCAGAGAAGGACACAGACTTACCGCCGGGGTCAGTCTGTGACAGCAAGCAGGAAGCTTCAGATTGTTCAGCTGCTCAACAGGAGCAGAGCACCAAAGAGATTTATTCCATCTCTAACTCATTAACTAGCTGTCCATCCTTTTCTCCCACTGCACCGTGGCAGCCCCCGTCCAGCCTGGCTGGCCTGTCTATCGAAGAGGTGTCCAGGTCTCTGAGATTCATCGGCCTGCCTGACGAcattgtttctctttttgtgtctgagAAGATTGATGGGAATTTACTCCTGCAGCTCACTGAGGAGATTTTGTCTGAGGACTTCAAGCTAAGCAAACTGCAGGTGAAGAAACTCATGCAGTTCATAAATGGGTGGAGACCCAAGATATAA
- the dph2 gene encoding 2-(3-amino-3-carboxypropyl)histidine synthase subunit 2: MADAFSSSSETVIQRVVDVTVKTNTPPEELEELYQIKKTCDFISQHQFQKVALQFPDELLVDSVAVAEEIERHSNVKTFILGDTSYGSCCVDEVAAEHVGADCIVHYGRACLSPSKRLPLMYVFERRAVDVEKCASTFRDLYPDTQSHVIILYDVNYAHAINDLVTLLSPEYPNLVASELVVEGEQCYSHGRIKRQHDDTCPSDKDSSQVICQFGRQFSLKSGSSITDYRMFYVGQEGAALRNFMMTWNRCSFCSFDPITMTGRTESVSINRALMKRYYAIERAKDANVVGILVGTLGVADYLTIIQQLKETIRRAGKKSYMFAMGKLNVPKLANFLEIDIFVLIACPENSLLDSSEFYKPVVTPFEMEVACNKNREWSDEYVTDFRHLLPGGQSHVPLADQQEEADDTDVSLITGALRSHSLLLSEPAESSYGSSVVLRNPTLTVANTNSAASFLAERSWRGLEQKLGETPVVKAVEGRRGIAIAYEEEGTSS; encoded by the exons ATCAGTCAGCATCAGTTTCAGAAG GTTGCTCTGCAGTTTCCTGATGAGCTGCTGGTGGATTCAGTTGCAGTCGCAGAGGAGATTGAGAGACACAGTAATGTCAAGACATTCATTTTAGGAGATACGTCCTACGGCAG TTGCTGTGTGGACGAGGTGGCTGCAGAACACGTCGGAGCCGACTGCATTGTGCACTACGGCAGAGCTTGCCTCAGCCCCTCGAAAAGACTGCCCTTGATGTACGTGTTTGAGAGAAGAGCGGTGGATGTGGAGAAGTGTGCCTCCACCTTCAGAGACCTCTACCCTGACACACAGAGTCACGTCATCATCCTCTACGATGTTAACTATGCTCATGCTATAA ATGATCTTGTGACACTTCTGTCTCCAGAGTATCCAAACCTCGTTGCCTCGGAGCTTGTTGTCGAAGGGGAGCAGTGTTACAGTCACGGTCGGATTAAAAGACAACATGATGACACCTGTCCGTCAGACAAAGACAGCAGCCAGGTCATTTGTCAGTTTGGGAGGCAGTTCTCCTTGAAAAGTGGTTCAAGCATAACAGATTACAGGATGTTCTACGTGGGCCAGGAGGGAGCAGCCCTGCGAAACTTCATGATGACATGGAATCGCTGCTCATTTTGCTCTTTTGACCCCATAACAATGACGGGGAGGACTGAGTCAGTGAGCATTAACCGTGCACTGATGAAGCGATACTATGCCATAGAAAGAGCCAAAGACGCTAACGTGGTTGGCATCCTGGTCGGCACGCTGGGGGTGGCAGACTACCTCAccatcatccagcagctgaaggAGACCATCCGCAGAGCTGGGAAGAAGAGCTACATGTTTGCTATGGGGAAACTCAACGTGCCCAAACTCGCAAACTTCCTTGAAATTGACATTTTCGTGTTGATTGCATGTCCTGAGAACTCACTGCTGGACTCCAGCGAGTTCTATAAACCTGTGGTGACGCCGTTTGAAATGGAGGTGGCCTGCAACAAGAACAGGGAGTGGTCGGACGAATACGTCACAGACTTTCGACACCTCCTACCAG GTGGACAGAGTCATGTGCCTCTGGCTGAtcagcaggaggaggcagacGACACTGACGTGTCTTTAATCACCGGAGCTCTGCGAAGCCACAGTCTGCTGCTCAGTGAGCCTGCAGAGTCCTCGTACGGCTCCTCGGTGGTCCTCAGGAACCCGACACTGACTGTAGCCAACACAAACTCTGCTG CATCTTTTCTGGCGGAGCGGAGCTGGCGTGGCTTAGAGCAGAAGTTGGGAGAGACACCGGTGGTGAAGGCAGTAGAGGGCAGGAGAGGCATAGCTATTGCCTACGAAGAGGAAGGAACGTCTTCATGA
- the ncf2 gene encoding neutrophil cytosol factor 2, whose translation MSFVDTLRQWNEAVTCVDRQDLTEAFRIFLSIQEPNSKICFNIGCLHLLNKDLDAAEKAFDCSIRKDEHLAVAFFQRGITFYKKERYEESLGDFQQAFKTLRGNQLIDYKALGLRYKLYACDVLNNMALVEAQLGNWEKAQECLVKALDYKTETKLNIIDKALQSTLKQKLFKLVEFPSKVLFKPNTHYVAELEKKDYLGKAKVVASVVPQDNFSGFAPLQPQVQDGPLRPKEPEVLRALEGEPHTVLFEFVPETSDELAVVPGNIVFVLQKGSDNWASVIFNERRGLVPYNYLERLEISLASKQNEGQGTRAPPSREPPTRPERKQGPTAADNSSGDAQRKDPRPADNSYIVKVRFTFNFAVSVPAECPYVTLIWKISRKLKVPSAAVTLSLTSEADEQSVINADTEMESVWSRASGRRITLWCKTKEQTDGKPHGEIHLVALHSFESSNPEDLSFHQGDRIMLLSRVNQDWLEGQCNGSTGIFPASFVEEVPVNGQ comes from the exons ATGTCTTTTGTGGACACTCTGCGCCAGTGGAATGAGGCTGTCACCTGTGTTGACAGACAGGATTTGACAGAAGCGTTCAGGATTTTCCTGTCAATCCAAGAACCAAACTCCAAAATTTGTTTTAACATAGGCTGTCTCCATCTTCTGAACAAAGACCTGGATGCTGCTGAAAAG gCCTTTGATTGCAGCATACGTAAGGATGAGCATTTGGCTGTCGCCTTCTTTCAAAGAGGAATCACCTTCTACAAAAAGGAGAG GTATGAGGAGAGTTTAGGTGATTTCCAACAGGCCTTCAAAACACTAAGAGGAAACCAGCTGATAGATTACAAAGCTCTTGGTCTCAGATACAAACTCTATGCCTGTGAT GTTCTCAACAATATGGCTCTGGTTGAAGCTCAGCTGGGCAACTGGGAAAAGGCCCAGGAATGTCTTGTGAAAGCTCTGGACTACAAGACAGAGACCAAGCTCAATATCATTGACAAAGCTCTGCAGTCAACCCTG aaacagaaacttttcAAACTCGTCGAGTTCCCATCAAAAGTGCTATTTAAACCAAATACGCACTATGTTGCTGAGCTGGAGAAGAAGGACTACCTGGGCAAAGCAAAG GTGGTTGCCTCTGTGGTTCCTCAGGACAACTTCTCGGGGTTTGCTCCATTACAGCCGCAG GTTCAAGATGGTCCACTTCGTCCAAAGGAACCTGAGGTTCTCAG GGCTTTGGAGGGAGAACCACACACTGTCCTGTTTGAGTTTGTTCCTGAGACCAGCGATGAGTTGGCCGTCGTGCCGGgaaatattgtgtttgtgctgcagaagGGATCTGACAACTGGGCGTCTGTGATCTTCAATGAAAGA AGGGGACTTGTTCCTTACAATTACCTGGAACGTTTGGAGATCTCACTGGCCTCCAAACAGAACGAG GGACAGGGAACACGTGCTCCTCCAAGTCGAGAACCACCAACCAGACCTGAAAGGAAACAAG GTCCTACTGCAGCTGACAACAGCAGTGGAGACGCACAACGTAAA GATCCTCGGCCCGCTGACAATTCATATATTGTCAAAGTCCGTTTCACATTCAACTTTGCAGTCTCGGTACCAGCTGAGTGTCCCTATGTAACGCTGATTTGGAAAATCAGTAGGAAACTGAAGGTCCCTTCTGCTGCAGTCACCTTGAG tttaacCTCTGAGGCTGATGAACAGAGCGTGATCAACGCCGACACAGAAATGGAAAGTGTGTGGAGTCGTGCCAGTGGCCGACGGATCACCCTGTGGTGTAAGACCAAGGAG CAAACTGATGGAAAGCCACACGGCGAGATTCACTTGGTGGCTCTTCATTCCTTTGAGTCATCAAATCCAGAGGATCTCAGTTTTCATCAAGGGGACAGGATCATGTTGCTCTCCAGAG ttaACCAGGACTGGTTGGAGGGACAGTGTAATGGGAGCACTGGTATATTCCCTGCATCCTTTGTGGAAGAAGTTCCTGTGAATGGCCAGTAA
- the garem gene encoding GRB2-associated and regulator of MAPK protein 1 isoform X1, which yields MDLGTMLYNNLKDVTWSTTSLPLDQLVSAYRLPQIAKLDNGQLVEGLRDNDYLLIHSCRQWTTITAHSLEEGHYVIGPKIEIPVHYEGQFKLLEQDRDVKEPVQYFNSVEEVAKAFPERVYVMEEITFNVKMASGECNEDTEVYNITLSTGDELTLMGQAEILYAKTSKEKSRFNTIFKKIGKLNSISKIGRGKMPCLICMNHRTNESISLPFQCKGRFSTCSPLELQMQDGEHTIRNIVEKTRLPVNVTVPSSPPRNQHDLHLIREGHRYKLVNIQTKTVVVCCILRSNKIIPIHFPFHMAMPRFIIPEELLQGELWLDTMVHRWFSFCQEQFDIDDYSRAVRDVRTDWNDDGKSPKKGSGNGSCSGSSGGSSNSNGCPSHMQIPSSLTYARDELTQSFHRLSVCVYGSNLHGNSEVNLQGCMTLCGDWALLPSDSIPSDSGESEHFLPELLDSTSQQPSLNKPDVPYEELWLDHLRGQIPKPSLSEGIRGINNGCGTTAALSYPVTCPLGAITSSDVSLTPPPVPPKSEAVKEECRLLNAPPIPPRSLKQMPSVPILSKPRQQETRSPSPTLSYYSSGLHNISGACEQEAADPQEQSHVCYPCNWGKSSSTEPNAALPSGSLPSDGMSSRLSWPNNFSGGESHCMEEFLPASCRSYYSYPRKRSPSTPKTCTSSLVDFDGREHAHSGKDFRLQNATLNQFCTKSSSYNSEMYRDKPIEESNTKQSLSCPILPPRTPKPNAAEKDTDLPPGSVCDSKQEASDCSAAQQEQSTKEIYSISNSLTSCPSFSPTAPWQPPSSLAGLSIEEVSRSLRFIGLPDDIVSLFVSEKIDGNLLLQLTEEILSEDFKLSKLQVKKLMQFINGWRPKI from the exons ATGGACCTTGGAACAATGTTGTACAACAATTTAAAAGACGTTACGTGGAGCACGACGTCCTTGCCATTAGATCAACTTGTCAGTGCTTATAGGCTGCCTCAGATTGCCAAGCTGGATAACG GTCAGTTGGTTGAAGGGCTCAGAGACAATGACTACCTCTTGATTCATTCCTGTCGTCAGTGGACGACTATTACTGCTCACAGTCTGGAGGAGGGACACTACGTCATTGGGCCCAAAATAGAGATCCCAGTACACTATGAAG gTCAGTTTAAGCTACTGGAGCAGGACAGAGATGTCAAGGAGCCTGTACAATACTTCAACAGCGTGGAGGAGGTGGCCAAAGCATTCCCTGAAAGAGTATACGTCATGGAGGAAATCACTTTTAATGTTAAG ATGGCTTCAGGGGAATGCAATGAAGACACAGAGGTTTATAACATTACACTAAGCACCGGTGATGAGCTGACACTAATGGGCCAGGCTGAGATCCTCTATGCCAAGACCTCCAAAGAAAAATCAAGATTTAACACCATTTTCAAGAAGATCGGGAAGCTGAACTCCATCAGTAAGATCGGCCGAGGCAAGATGCCCTGCTTGATCTGCATGAACCATCGCACCAACGAGAGCATCAGCCTGCCTTTCCAGTGTAAAGGCAGGTTCAGCACGTGCAGTCCTCTGGAGCTTCAGATGCAGGACGGCGAGCACACCATCAGGAACATTGTGGAGAAAACCCGTCTCCCAGTCAATGTCACAGTACCCAGCAGTCCACCTCGCAACCAGCATGACCTCCATCTCATCCGGGAGGGCCATCGCTACAAATTGGTCAACATTCAGACGAAGACCGTGGTTGTGTGCTGCATTCTGCGAAGCAACAAAATTATCCCCATCCATTTTCCCTTTCACATGGCCATGCCTAGATTTATTATTCCAGAAGAACTGCTGCAAGGAGAGCTGTGGCTAGACACAATGGTACATCGCTGGTTCTCCTTCTGCCAGGAGCAGTTTGACATAGACGACTATTCTCGTGCTGTCCGCGATGTGCGGACGGACTGGAACGACGACGGTAAGAGCCCTAAGAAAGGCAGCGGGAACGGTAGTTGCAGCGGGAGCAGCGGCGGGAGCAGCAACTCCAACGGGTGTCCCAGCCACATGCAGATTCCCAGCTCTTTAACTTACGCCCGGGATGAACTCACCCAGTCCTTCCACcgactctctgtgtgtgtgtatggcagCAACCTGCACGGTAACAGTGAGGTCAACCTGCAGGGCTGTATGACACTGTGTGGAGACTGGGCTCTTCTGCCCTCGGACAGCATTCCTTCAGACTCAGGAGAAAGCGAACACTTTCTCCCTGAGCTGCTGGACAGCACAAGCCAGCAGCCGTCACTCAACAAGCCAGATGTTCCCTATGAAGAGCTGTGGCTGGATCACCTGAGAGGTCAGATCCCAAAACCCTCTTTAAGCGAGGGAATCCGGGGCATCAACAATGGCTGCGGTACGACAGCAGCCCTTTCATACCCAGTCACTTGTCCTCTTGGGGCAATAACCAGTTCAGATGTCTCTCTTACGCCACCACCGGTCCCACCCAAGTCTGAAGCT GTGAAGGAAGAATGCCGTCTCTTGAACGCCCCACCAATCCCTCCACGAAGTCTCAAACAGATGCCGTCGGTGCCCATCCTGTCAAAGCCACGGCAGCAAGAGACTCGGTCTCCAAGTCCAACCCTGTCCTACTATTCTTCTGGTCTCCACAACAT aagTGGAGCATGTGAACAAGAAGCAGCCGACCCGCAGGAGCAAAGCCACGTGTGTTACCCCTGTAACTGGGGTAAATCCAGCAGCACTGAGCCAAACGCTGCTTTGCCCAGTGGTAGCCTGCCGTCAGATGGGATGTCCTCCAGGTTGTCTTGGCCAAATAACTTCAGTGGAGGAGAATCACACTGCATGGAGGAATTTCTACCAGCCAGCTGTCGGAGTTACTACAGTTACCCCAGGAAGAGATCCCCCAGCACCCCAAAAACCTGTACATCAAGCCTGGTTGACTTTGATGGCCGAGAGCACGCACACAGCGGGAAGGACTTCAGGCTGCAGAACGCCACTCTGAATCAGTTCTGCACCAAATCCTCAAGCTACAACTCAGAAATGTACAGAGACAAGCCAATAGAAGAATCTAACACGAAGCAGAGCCTCTCTTGTCCCATCTTACCCCCGAGAACGCCAAAACCAAATGCCGCAGAGAAGGACACAGACTTACCGCCGGGGTCAGTCTGTGACAGCAAGCAGGAAGCTTCAGATTGTTCAGCTGCTCAACAGGAGCAGAGCACCAAAGAGATTTATTCCATCTCTAACTCATTAACTAGCTGTCCATCCTTTTCTCCCACTGCACCGTGGCAGCCCCCGTCCAGCCTGGCTGGCCTGTCTATCGAAGAGGTGTCCAGGTCTCTGAGATTCATCGGCCTGCCTGACGAcattgtttctctttttgtgtctgagAAGATTGATGGGAATTTACTCCTGCAGCTCACTGAGGAGATTTTGTCTGAGGACTTCAAGCTAAGCAAACTGCAGGTGAAGAAACTCATGCAGTTCATAAATGGGTGGAGACCCAAGATATAA